In Eupeodes corollae chromosome 3, idEupCoro1.1, whole genome shotgun sequence, a single genomic region encodes these proteins:
- the LOC129951198 gene encoding cysteine-rich PDZ-binding protein, producing the protein MVCEKCEAKLSKIITPDPWKAGARNTTKPGGRKVNENKALTSAREKASPMSRSLAPCRICRQKVYQAGSHYCQSCAYKKGICAMCGKKLMDTKMYKQSSV; encoded by the exons atggTTTGCGAGAAATGTGAAGCTAAATTATCTAAAATAATCACACCCGATCCATGGAAAGCAGGAGCCCGGAATACAACCAAACCAGGAGGAAGAAAAGTCAATGAAAACAAAGCCCTAACGAGCGCTCGAGAAAAAGCAAGTCCCATGTCCAGATCACTTGCTCCTTGCCG gATATGTCGCCAAAAAGTCTACCAAGCGGGATCTCATTATTGTCAATCGTGTGCCTACAAAAAGGGAATCTGTGCGATGTGTGGCAAGAAGTTGATGGACACAAAGATGTACAAACAAAGTTCTGTTTAA
- the LOC129951197 gene encoding tubulin monoglutamylase TTLL4 isoform X2 — MAPISEKRLPPTHVKENTKENASTKPNNHNTNHHNKKINQSIEIQDFHESWLRDIESYKNQVRIQQMLSTHNHAHTPEGCASQLSLTAAATNKRRITSQQNGHNHNAAGYEGRPREETTTITLNQSTSNAMRHNNNNNMPQNQNQNLNQNQNQNQNPSHNHQHQESTGSTAKIIVNSFHASSLLNSNKIPDLAATRLQSSQQSGNQLPQSYNNNSTSSASSALGVRLTTHQKQKTNKLLGPPKEDEDGVERLKLILSRPLRLTVSEESKGDSPPPDDDACSHPDVDDDDINSIDDIGDIDDLNVFEEDSDDDEEAYSGGCPFVLDSDSDIQFMSEAVTVTIPNPDSILTPSLFPNVAPYITFSSHVEKGPNVPSALHKILKWRLSPVMPRIVRRVIFNSGFRLIKKTTDWIAVWEKHMRSPGFKTIRSHQKFNHMPGSFRIGRKDSMWRNLRTFMTKHGKSEFGFMQKTYILPDEIAALKKVWPRSSAHSTKWIVKPPASARGAGISVVNKWSQIPKDKSVVVQKYIEKPLLINENKFDLRLYVLVTSINPLRIYIYKNGLARFASVKYSSELSSLNDRCMHLTNYSINKLSENYAKNEDINACQGHKWTLQSLWSYLEKREVDTKRLWATLRNLAIKSLISGEGCLNRMYRQNVNSRYNCYELFGFDVLLDENLVPWLLEINISPSLHSELPLDLHVKGPLIRGVLNTALYQVPPKLSVRQQAEILNELKMTGPLCYDRHLFTPILSPEETKKHNFFTSRLIEIREDYLDSILENLTPDDVRCLVISEDERNRCEPLERIFPTADSYKFLAYIENPRYYNRLLDAWETKYVDDRDTGIELLQKLCSEGYHLKVPAAALIEEPKIDLTDIDLMYMKPEEIAKRRDSVHTLNIKQSDDTTTTSNKDGESKNAISFRGSSVPPSNCSAEVVENGNVHKNNSRPIAVGSN, encoded by the exons ATGGCCCCAATTAGTGAAAAAAGATTGCCTCCGACACACGTCAAAGAGAACACCAAGGAAAATGCATCAACCAAACCTAATAATCATAACACAAATCATCACAATAAGAAAATCAATCAATCGATAGAGATTCAAGACTTCCACGAGTCCTGGCTGAGAGACATAGAGAGCTACAAGAATCAGGTGAGAATACAACAGATGCTCTCCACTCACAACCACGCTCACACGCCTGAAGGATGCGCCTCTCAGCTGTCTCTTACTGCCGCTGCGACTAACAAAAGACGCATCACATCCCAACAAAACGGACACAACCACAACGCGGCAGGCTACGAAGGG cgGCCCCGAGAAGAGACTACAACAATAACGCTAAATCAATCAACCAGCAACGCTATGCgccataataataacaataacatgcctcaaaatcaaaaccaaaatctaaatcaaaatcaaaaccaaaaccaaaatccAAGCCACAACCACCAGCACCAAGAATCGACTGGCTCGACTGCCAAAATAATAGTTAACTCATTTCATGCCAGTAGCTTgcttaattcaaataaaattcctGATCTCGCTGCAACGAGATTACAATCATCCCAACAAAGTGGCAATCAGCTGCCGCAATCTTATAATAACAATTCCACCTCCTCCGCTTCTTCCGCTTTGGGTGTTCGCTTAACAActcaccaaaaacaaaaaactaataaactgCTCGGTCCCCCGAAAGAAGACGAAGACGGCGTCGAAAGACTCAAGTTAATACTCAGCCGGCCCCTTCGACTAACCGTTTCCGAAGAATCTAAAGGTGACTCGCCACCACCTGACGATGATGCATGCAGTCATCCGGATGTTGACGATGATGACATTAATTCAATTGATGATATTGGag ATATTGATGACTTGAATGTTTTCGAAGAAGACTCCGATGACGACGAGGAGGCTTATTCTGGTGGCTGCCCGTTCGTGTTGGACAGTGATTCGGATATACAATTCATGAGTGAAGCAGTCACAGTGACGATACCGAATCCCGACTCCATTCTTACGCCGAGTTTGTTCCCCAATGTTGCACCCTACATTACGTTCTCCTCGCATGTCGAAAAGGGTCCAAATGTTCCAAGCGCCCTGCATAAGATTCTCAAATGGAGATTAAGTCCGGTGATGCCCCGAATCGTTCGTCGAGTGATCTTCAATTCGGGATTccgtttaattaaaa AGACAACCGATTGGATTGCAGTGTGGGAGAAGCACATGCGAAGTCCTGGATTCAAAACCATTCGCTCGCACCAAAAATTCAATCACATGCCTGGATCATTTCGCATCGGACGGAAGGACAGTATGTGGCGGAATTTGAGGACTTTCATGACCAAACATGGAAAAAGTGAATTTGGATTTATGCAGAA aaCTTACATATTGCCAGATGAAATAGCAGCATTGAAGAAAGTTTGGCCTCGATCGTCGGCACATTCTACAAAGTGGATAGTCAAGCCACCGGCAAGTGCTCGCGGTGCAGGCATAAGTGTAGTCAATAAGTGGTCTCAGATACCAAAAGACAAATCAGTTGTTGTTCAAAA gtaCATCGAAAAACCTCTTCTAatcaatgaaaacaaattcGACCTGCGACTTTACGTTCTCGTGACATCGATCAATCCTCTACGAATTTACATCTACAAAAATGGTTTAGCGAGATTTGCTTCAG TGAAATATAGTTCGGAATTGTCATCCCTTAACGACCGGTGTATGCATCTCACGAACTACAGTATCAACAAACTATCCGAGAACTATGCCAAGAATGAAGACATCAATGCCTGTCAAGGACACAAATGGACGCTGCAATCCCTATGGTCGTATCTTGAAAAGCGCGAAGTGGACACTAAACGACTCTGGGCTACACTTCGCAATTTAGCTATTAAGTCTCTGATCAGTGGCGAGGGCTGTTTGAATCGAATGTATCGACAGAATGTGAATAGTCGATACAATTGTTATGAGCTTTTCGGTTTTGATGTTCTGCTGGACGAGAATCTGGTGCCGTGGTTGTTGGAAATCAACATATCACCATCGTTACACTCGGAGTTGCCACTGGATCTTCATGTGAAGGGTCCTCTCATTCGAGGTGTCCTCAATACTGCTCTCTATCAA GTGCCACCAAAGCTAAGTGTTCGACAACAAGCGGAGATCTTAAATGAACTTAAAATGACAGGGCCGCTCTGCTACGATAGACATCTGTTTACACCAATTCTGTCACCCGAAGAGaccaaaaaacacaatttcttTACCAGTCGCTTGATTGAGATTCGTGAGGAT TATTTAGATTCGATTTTGGAAAATCTAACTCCTGACGATGTTCGATGTCTTGTTATATCCGAGGACGAACGGAACCGCTGTGAACCATTGGAACGAATCTTCCCCACTGCCGATTCATACAAGTTCCTTGCCTACATCGAGAATCCCCGCTACTATAATCGCCTACTGGACGCATGGGAAACAAAGTACGTCGATGATCGAGACACCGGAATAGAATTGCTACAAAAGTTATGCTCCGAAGGATATCATTTGAAAGTTCCCGCAGCTGCTTTGATAGAG GAGCCTAAGATTGATTTGACTGACATTGACTTGATGTACATGAAACCAGAAGAAATTGCCAAACGTCGTGACTCTGTTCACACATTGAATATAAAGCAAAGTGACGACACAACGACGACAAGTAATAAGGACGGAGAATCGAAAAATGCAATTTCTTTCCGAGGATCAAGTGTGCCGCCATCAAACTGTTCAGCAGAAGTTGTTGAAAACGGTAATGTGCATAAGAACAACTCTCGACCAATAGCAGTGGGATCTAAT TAA
- the LOC129951197 gene encoding tubulin monoglutamylase TTLL4 isoform X1 has protein sequence MAPISEKRLPPTHVKENTKENASTKPNNHNTNHHNKKINQSIEIQDFHESWLRDIESYKNQVRIQQMLSTHNHAHTPEGCASQLSLTAAATNKRRITSQQNGHNHNAAGYEGLNLKRPREETTTITLNQSTSNAMRHNNNNNMPQNQNQNLNQNQNQNQNPSHNHQHQESTGSTAKIIVNSFHASSLLNSNKIPDLAATRLQSSQQSGNQLPQSYNNNSTSSASSALGVRLTTHQKQKTNKLLGPPKEDEDGVERLKLILSRPLRLTVSEESKGDSPPPDDDACSHPDVDDDDINSIDDIGDIDDLNVFEEDSDDDEEAYSGGCPFVLDSDSDIQFMSEAVTVTIPNPDSILTPSLFPNVAPYITFSSHVEKGPNVPSALHKILKWRLSPVMPRIVRRVIFNSGFRLIKKTTDWIAVWEKHMRSPGFKTIRSHQKFNHMPGSFRIGRKDSMWRNLRTFMTKHGKSEFGFMQKTYILPDEIAALKKVWPRSSAHSTKWIVKPPASARGAGISVVNKWSQIPKDKSVVVQKYIEKPLLINENKFDLRLYVLVTSINPLRIYIYKNGLARFASVKYSSELSSLNDRCMHLTNYSINKLSENYAKNEDINACQGHKWTLQSLWSYLEKREVDTKRLWATLRNLAIKSLISGEGCLNRMYRQNVNSRYNCYELFGFDVLLDENLVPWLLEINISPSLHSELPLDLHVKGPLIRGVLNTALYQVPPKLSVRQQAEILNELKMTGPLCYDRHLFTPILSPEETKKHNFFTSRLIEIREDYLDSILENLTPDDVRCLVISEDERNRCEPLERIFPTADSYKFLAYIENPRYYNRLLDAWETKYVDDRDTGIELLQKLCSEGYHLKVPAAALIEEPKIDLTDIDLMYMKPEEIAKRRDSVHTLNIKQSDDTTTTSNKDGESKNAISFRGSSVPPSNCSAEVVENGNVHKNNSRPIAVGSN, from the exons ATGGCCCCAATTAGTGAAAAAAGATTGCCTCCGACACACGTCAAAGAGAACACCAAGGAAAATGCATCAACCAAACCTAATAATCATAACACAAATCATCACAATAAGAAAATCAATCAATCGATAGAGATTCAAGACTTCCACGAGTCCTGGCTGAGAGACATAGAGAGCTACAAGAATCAGGTGAGAATACAACAGATGCTCTCCACTCACAACCACGCTCACACGCCTGAAGGATGCGCCTCTCAGCTGTCTCTTACTGCCGCTGCGACTAACAAAAGACGCATCACATCCCAACAAAACGGACACAACCACAACGCGGCAGGCTACGAAGGG ttaaatttaaagcgGCCCCGAGAAGAGACTACAACAATAACGCTAAATCAATCAACCAGCAACGCTATGCgccataataataacaataacatgcctcaaaatcaaaaccaaaatctaaatcaaaatcaaaaccaaaaccaaaatccAAGCCACAACCACCAGCACCAAGAATCGACTGGCTCGACTGCCAAAATAATAGTTAACTCATTTCATGCCAGTAGCTTgcttaattcaaataaaattcctGATCTCGCTGCAACGAGATTACAATCATCCCAACAAAGTGGCAATCAGCTGCCGCAATCTTATAATAACAATTCCACCTCCTCCGCTTCTTCCGCTTTGGGTGTTCGCTTAACAActcaccaaaaacaaaaaactaataaactgCTCGGTCCCCCGAAAGAAGACGAAGACGGCGTCGAAAGACTCAAGTTAATACTCAGCCGGCCCCTTCGACTAACCGTTTCCGAAGAATCTAAAGGTGACTCGCCACCACCTGACGATGATGCATGCAGTCATCCGGATGTTGACGATGATGACATTAATTCAATTGATGATATTGGag ATATTGATGACTTGAATGTTTTCGAAGAAGACTCCGATGACGACGAGGAGGCTTATTCTGGTGGCTGCCCGTTCGTGTTGGACAGTGATTCGGATATACAATTCATGAGTGAAGCAGTCACAGTGACGATACCGAATCCCGACTCCATTCTTACGCCGAGTTTGTTCCCCAATGTTGCACCCTACATTACGTTCTCCTCGCATGTCGAAAAGGGTCCAAATGTTCCAAGCGCCCTGCATAAGATTCTCAAATGGAGATTAAGTCCGGTGATGCCCCGAATCGTTCGTCGAGTGATCTTCAATTCGGGATTccgtttaattaaaa AGACAACCGATTGGATTGCAGTGTGGGAGAAGCACATGCGAAGTCCTGGATTCAAAACCATTCGCTCGCACCAAAAATTCAATCACATGCCTGGATCATTTCGCATCGGACGGAAGGACAGTATGTGGCGGAATTTGAGGACTTTCATGACCAAACATGGAAAAAGTGAATTTGGATTTATGCAGAA aaCTTACATATTGCCAGATGAAATAGCAGCATTGAAGAAAGTTTGGCCTCGATCGTCGGCACATTCTACAAAGTGGATAGTCAAGCCACCGGCAAGTGCTCGCGGTGCAGGCATAAGTGTAGTCAATAAGTGGTCTCAGATACCAAAAGACAAATCAGTTGTTGTTCAAAA gtaCATCGAAAAACCTCTTCTAatcaatgaaaacaaattcGACCTGCGACTTTACGTTCTCGTGACATCGATCAATCCTCTACGAATTTACATCTACAAAAATGGTTTAGCGAGATTTGCTTCAG TGAAATATAGTTCGGAATTGTCATCCCTTAACGACCGGTGTATGCATCTCACGAACTACAGTATCAACAAACTATCCGAGAACTATGCCAAGAATGAAGACATCAATGCCTGTCAAGGACACAAATGGACGCTGCAATCCCTATGGTCGTATCTTGAAAAGCGCGAAGTGGACACTAAACGACTCTGGGCTACACTTCGCAATTTAGCTATTAAGTCTCTGATCAGTGGCGAGGGCTGTTTGAATCGAATGTATCGACAGAATGTGAATAGTCGATACAATTGTTATGAGCTTTTCGGTTTTGATGTTCTGCTGGACGAGAATCTGGTGCCGTGGTTGTTGGAAATCAACATATCACCATCGTTACACTCGGAGTTGCCACTGGATCTTCATGTGAAGGGTCCTCTCATTCGAGGTGTCCTCAATACTGCTCTCTATCAA GTGCCACCAAAGCTAAGTGTTCGACAACAAGCGGAGATCTTAAATGAACTTAAAATGACAGGGCCGCTCTGCTACGATAGACATCTGTTTACACCAATTCTGTCACCCGAAGAGaccaaaaaacacaatttcttTACCAGTCGCTTGATTGAGATTCGTGAGGAT TATTTAGATTCGATTTTGGAAAATCTAACTCCTGACGATGTTCGATGTCTTGTTATATCCGAGGACGAACGGAACCGCTGTGAACCATTGGAACGAATCTTCCCCACTGCCGATTCATACAAGTTCCTTGCCTACATCGAGAATCCCCGCTACTATAATCGCCTACTGGACGCATGGGAAACAAAGTACGTCGATGATCGAGACACCGGAATAGAATTGCTACAAAAGTTATGCTCCGAAGGATATCATTTGAAAGTTCCCGCAGCTGCTTTGATAGAG GAGCCTAAGATTGATTTGACTGACATTGACTTGATGTACATGAAACCAGAAGAAATTGCCAAACGTCGTGACTCTGTTCACACATTGAATATAAAGCAAAGTGACGACACAACGACGACAAGTAATAAGGACGGAGAATCGAAAAATGCAATTTCTTTCCGAGGATCAAGTGTGCCGCCATCAAACTGTTCAGCAGAAGTTGTTGAAAACGGTAATGTGCATAAGAACAACTCTCGACCAATAGCAGTGGGATCTAAT TAA
- the LOC129951197 gene encoding tubulin monoglutamylase TTLL4 isoform X3, whose amino-acid sequence MRHNNNNNMPQNQNQNLNQNQNQNQNPSHNHQHQESTGSTAKIIVNSFHASSLLNSNKIPDLAATRLQSSQQSGNQLPQSYNNNSTSSASSALGVRLTTHQKQKTNKLLGPPKEDEDGVERLKLILSRPLRLTVSEESKGDSPPPDDDACSHPDVDDDDINSIDDIGDIDDLNVFEEDSDDDEEAYSGGCPFVLDSDSDIQFMSEAVTVTIPNPDSILTPSLFPNVAPYITFSSHVEKGPNVPSALHKILKWRLSPVMPRIVRRVIFNSGFRLIKKTTDWIAVWEKHMRSPGFKTIRSHQKFNHMPGSFRIGRKDSMWRNLRTFMTKHGKSEFGFMQKTYILPDEIAALKKVWPRSSAHSTKWIVKPPASARGAGISVVNKWSQIPKDKSVVVQKYIEKPLLINENKFDLRLYVLVTSINPLRIYIYKNGLARFASVKYSSELSSLNDRCMHLTNYSINKLSENYAKNEDINACQGHKWTLQSLWSYLEKREVDTKRLWATLRNLAIKSLISGEGCLNRMYRQNVNSRYNCYELFGFDVLLDENLVPWLLEINISPSLHSELPLDLHVKGPLIRGVLNTALYQVPPKLSVRQQAEILNELKMTGPLCYDRHLFTPILSPEETKKHNFFTSRLIEIREDYLDSILENLTPDDVRCLVISEDERNRCEPLERIFPTADSYKFLAYIENPRYYNRLLDAWETKYVDDRDTGIELLQKLCSEGYHLKVPAAALIEEPKIDLTDIDLMYMKPEEIAKRRDSVHTLNIKQSDDTTTTSNKDGESKNAISFRGSSVPPSNCSAEVVENGNVHKNNSRPIAVGSN is encoded by the exons ATGCgccataataataacaataacatgcctcaaaatcaaaaccaaaatctaaatcaaaatcaaaaccaaaaccaaaatccAAGCCACAACCACCAGCACCAAGAATCGACTGGCTCGACTGCCAAAATAATAGTTAACTCATTTCATGCCAGTAGCTTgcttaattcaaataaaattcctGATCTCGCTGCAACGAGATTACAATCATCCCAACAAAGTGGCAATCAGCTGCCGCAATCTTATAATAACAATTCCACCTCCTCCGCTTCTTCCGCTTTGGGTGTTCGCTTAACAActcaccaaaaacaaaaaactaataaactgCTCGGTCCCCCGAAAGAAGACGAAGACGGCGTCGAAAGACTCAAGTTAATACTCAGCCGGCCCCTTCGACTAACCGTTTCCGAAGAATCTAAAGGTGACTCGCCACCACCTGACGATGATGCATGCAGTCATCCGGATGTTGACGATGATGACATTAATTCAATTGATGATATTGGag ATATTGATGACTTGAATGTTTTCGAAGAAGACTCCGATGACGACGAGGAGGCTTATTCTGGTGGCTGCCCGTTCGTGTTGGACAGTGATTCGGATATACAATTCATGAGTGAAGCAGTCACAGTGACGATACCGAATCCCGACTCCATTCTTACGCCGAGTTTGTTCCCCAATGTTGCACCCTACATTACGTTCTCCTCGCATGTCGAAAAGGGTCCAAATGTTCCAAGCGCCCTGCATAAGATTCTCAAATGGAGATTAAGTCCGGTGATGCCCCGAATCGTTCGTCGAGTGATCTTCAATTCGGGATTccgtttaattaaaa AGACAACCGATTGGATTGCAGTGTGGGAGAAGCACATGCGAAGTCCTGGATTCAAAACCATTCGCTCGCACCAAAAATTCAATCACATGCCTGGATCATTTCGCATCGGACGGAAGGACAGTATGTGGCGGAATTTGAGGACTTTCATGACCAAACATGGAAAAAGTGAATTTGGATTTATGCAGAA aaCTTACATATTGCCAGATGAAATAGCAGCATTGAAGAAAGTTTGGCCTCGATCGTCGGCACATTCTACAAAGTGGATAGTCAAGCCACCGGCAAGTGCTCGCGGTGCAGGCATAAGTGTAGTCAATAAGTGGTCTCAGATACCAAAAGACAAATCAGTTGTTGTTCAAAA gtaCATCGAAAAACCTCTTCTAatcaatgaaaacaaattcGACCTGCGACTTTACGTTCTCGTGACATCGATCAATCCTCTACGAATTTACATCTACAAAAATGGTTTAGCGAGATTTGCTTCAG TGAAATATAGTTCGGAATTGTCATCCCTTAACGACCGGTGTATGCATCTCACGAACTACAGTATCAACAAACTATCCGAGAACTATGCCAAGAATGAAGACATCAATGCCTGTCAAGGACACAAATGGACGCTGCAATCCCTATGGTCGTATCTTGAAAAGCGCGAAGTGGACACTAAACGACTCTGGGCTACACTTCGCAATTTAGCTATTAAGTCTCTGATCAGTGGCGAGGGCTGTTTGAATCGAATGTATCGACAGAATGTGAATAGTCGATACAATTGTTATGAGCTTTTCGGTTTTGATGTTCTGCTGGACGAGAATCTGGTGCCGTGGTTGTTGGAAATCAACATATCACCATCGTTACACTCGGAGTTGCCACTGGATCTTCATGTGAAGGGTCCTCTCATTCGAGGTGTCCTCAATACTGCTCTCTATCAA GTGCCACCAAAGCTAAGTGTTCGACAACAAGCGGAGATCTTAAATGAACTTAAAATGACAGGGCCGCTCTGCTACGATAGACATCTGTTTACACCAATTCTGTCACCCGAAGAGaccaaaaaacacaatttcttTACCAGTCGCTTGATTGAGATTCGTGAGGAT TATTTAGATTCGATTTTGGAAAATCTAACTCCTGACGATGTTCGATGTCTTGTTATATCCGAGGACGAACGGAACCGCTGTGAACCATTGGAACGAATCTTCCCCACTGCCGATTCATACAAGTTCCTTGCCTACATCGAGAATCCCCGCTACTATAATCGCCTACTGGACGCATGGGAAACAAAGTACGTCGATGATCGAGACACCGGAATAGAATTGCTACAAAAGTTATGCTCCGAAGGATATCATTTGAAAGTTCCCGCAGCTGCTTTGATAGAG GAGCCTAAGATTGATTTGACTGACATTGACTTGATGTACATGAAACCAGAAGAAATTGCCAAACGTCGTGACTCTGTTCACACATTGAATATAAAGCAAAGTGACGACACAACGACGACAAGTAATAAGGACGGAGAATCGAAAAATGCAATTTCTTTCCGAGGATCAAGTGTGCCGCCATCAAACTGTTCAGCAGAAGTTGTTGAAAACGGTAATGTGCATAAGAACAACTCTCGACCAATAGCAGTGGGATCTAAT TAA